A window of Festucalex cinctus isolate MCC-2025b chromosome 6, RoL_Fcin_1.0, whole genome shotgun sequence contains these coding sequences:
- the chrna6 gene encoding neuronal acetylcholine receptor subunit alpha-6 isoform X2 → MRSIRSWKQICGSGIFGMITSCDGCPMSLMELSSFESHQTRSGDPTLFSTTKFYCWSECAVGDFLVEDKTKALLKFDGTITWIPPAIFKSSCPMDITYFPFDYQNCSMKFGSWTYDKAKIDLVLIGSKVNLKDFWESGEWEIIDAPGYKHDIKYNCCEEIYPDITYSFYIRRLPLFYTINLIIPCLLISFLTVLVFYLPSDCGEKVTLCISVLLSLTVFLLVITETIPSTSLVIPLIGEYLLFTMIFVTLSIVITVFVLNVHYRTPMTHTMPGWVRSVFLKVLPRIMLMRRPTDEDSKAGGLENSGEAGGAGGGGGGGGTKKRKNNLTQQVGGGSLNCLEFGDMEGCSGKKCSCPCQHEKESPESTTSVKTARQLSPQSINSVVAFSVVSPEIKQAIESVEYIAENMRSRNRAKEVEDDWKYVAMVIDRIFLWVFVTVCVLGTVGLFFQPLFGFVS, encoded by the exons ATGAGGTCAATCAGATCATGGAAACAAATTTGTGGCTCAGGCAT aTTTGGAATGATTACAAGTTGCGATGGATGCCCGATGAGTTTGATGGAATTGAGTTCATTCGAATCCCATCAAACAAGATCTGGCGACCCGACATTGTTCTCTACAACAA AGTTCTATTGTTGGTCCGAATG TGCTGTCGGGGATTTCCTGGTGGAGGATAAAACCAAGGCACTGCTGAAGTTTGATGGTACCATTACCTGGATTCCTCCCGCAATTTTCAAATCCTCCTGCCCTATGGACATCACTTACTTCCCCTTCGACTATCAGAACTGCTCCATGAAGTTTGGCTCATGGACGTATGACAAAGCCAAGATTGACCTGGTACTTATTGGATCGAAG GTCAACCTGAAAGACTTCTGGGAGAGCGGTGAGTGGGAGATCATTGACGCTCCCGGCTACAAGCACGACATCAAGTACAACTGCTGCGAGGAAATCTACCCGGACATCACTTACTCCTTCTACATCCGTCGACTGCCACTCTTCTACACCATCAACCTCATCATCCCCTGCCTCCTCATCTCTTTCCTCACAGTGCTGGTTTTCTATCTCCCGTCCGACTGTGGAGAGAAGGTCACGCTCTGTATCTCCGTCCTGCTCTCCCTCACTGTATTTCTACTCGTTATCACCGAGACCATCCCCTCCACATCTCTGGTCATCCCGCTGATTGGAGAGTATCTGCTCTTCACCATGATCTTCGTCACGCTCAGCATTGTCATTACGGTGTTCGTGTTGAACGTGCACTACCGCACCCCCATGACGCACACCATGCCCGGATGGGTGCGCTCGGTGTTTCTCAAAGTGCTGCCGAGGATTATGTTGATGCGGAGACCGACTGATGAAGACAGCAAGGCTGGAGGGTTGGAGAACAGTGGGGAGGCAGGAGGAGctggagggggaggaggaggcggaggaaccaagaagaggaagaataacTTGACGCAG CAGGTGGGAGGAGGTTCCCTAAATTGTCTGGAGTTTGGGGACATGGAAGGCTGCAGTGGGAAAAAATGCTCTTGCCCTTGCCAGCATGAGAAGGAAAGTCCTGAATCGACAACAAGTGTAAAGACGGCACGTCAGCTGAGTCCACAGAGCATCAATTCAGTGGTGGCCTTCTCCGTCGTGTCACCCGAGATTAAGCAAGCCATCGAGAGCGTCGAGTACATCGCCGAGAATATGAGGAGCAGAAACAGAGCCAAAGAG GTGGAAGATGACTGGAAGTACGTTGCCATGGTGATTGACAGGATCTTCCTATGGGTCTTTGTGACCGTGTGTGTCCTGGGGACCGTGGGCCTCTTCTTCCAACCACTTTTTGGATTTGTCTCATAA
- the chrna6 gene encoding neuronal acetylcholine receptor subunit alpha-6 isoform X1, with protein sequence MHPAAKWTWLLLLGGLVTQGCLASKAEDRLFRKLFRRYNQFIRPVENVSDPVTVEFEVSISQLVKVDEVNQIMETNLWLRHIWNDYKLRWMPDEFDGIEFIRIPSNKIWRPDIVLYNNAVGDFLVEDKTKALLKFDGTITWIPPAIFKSSCPMDITYFPFDYQNCSMKFGSWTYDKAKIDLVLIGSKVNLKDFWESGEWEIIDAPGYKHDIKYNCCEEIYPDITYSFYIRRLPLFYTINLIIPCLLISFLTVLVFYLPSDCGEKVTLCISVLLSLTVFLLVITETIPSTSLVIPLIGEYLLFTMIFVTLSIVITVFVLNVHYRTPMTHTMPGWVRSVFLKVLPRIMLMRRPTDEDSKAGGLENSGEAGGAGGGGGGGGTKKRKNNLTQQVGGGSLNCLEFGDMEGCSGKKCSCPCQHEKESPESTTSVKTARQLSPQSINSVVAFSVVSPEIKQAIESVEYIAENMRSRNRAKEVEDDWKYVAMVIDRIFLWVFVTVCVLGTVGLFFQPLFGFVS encoded by the exons ATGCATCCAGCTGCAAAATGGACTTGGCTGCTGCTTCTGGGAGGTTTGGTGACACAAG GCTGCCTTGCGTCGAAAGCAGAAGACCGCCTCTTCAGAAAACTTTTCAGGAGGTACAACCAGTTCATCAGACCGGTGGAGAACGTCTCAGACCCTGTCACGGTGGAGTTTGAAGTCTCCATCTCACAGCTGGTCAAAGTT GATGAGGTCAATCAGATCATGGAAACAAATTTGTGGCTCAGGCAT aTTTGGAATGATTACAAGTTGCGATGGATGCCCGATGAGTTTGATGGAATTGAGTTCATTCGAATCCCATCAAACAAGATCTGGCGACCCGACATTGTTCTCTACAACAA TGCTGTCGGGGATTTCCTGGTGGAGGATAAAACCAAGGCACTGCTGAAGTTTGATGGTACCATTACCTGGATTCCTCCCGCAATTTTCAAATCCTCCTGCCCTATGGACATCACTTACTTCCCCTTCGACTATCAGAACTGCTCCATGAAGTTTGGCTCATGGACGTATGACAAAGCCAAGATTGACCTGGTACTTATTGGATCGAAG GTCAACCTGAAAGACTTCTGGGAGAGCGGTGAGTGGGAGATCATTGACGCTCCCGGCTACAAGCACGACATCAAGTACAACTGCTGCGAGGAAATCTACCCGGACATCACTTACTCCTTCTACATCCGTCGACTGCCACTCTTCTACACCATCAACCTCATCATCCCCTGCCTCCTCATCTCTTTCCTCACAGTGCTGGTTTTCTATCTCCCGTCCGACTGTGGAGAGAAGGTCACGCTCTGTATCTCCGTCCTGCTCTCCCTCACTGTATTTCTACTCGTTATCACCGAGACCATCCCCTCCACATCTCTGGTCATCCCGCTGATTGGAGAGTATCTGCTCTTCACCATGATCTTCGTCACGCTCAGCATTGTCATTACGGTGTTCGTGTTGAACGTGCACTACCGCACCCCCATGACGCACACCATGCCCGGATGGGTGCGCTCGGTGTTTCTCAAAGTGCTGCCGAGGATTATGTTGATGCGGAGACCGACTGATGAAGACAGCAAGGCTGGAGGGTTGGAGAACAGTGGGGAGGCAGGAGGAGctggagggggaggaggaggcggaggaaccaagaagaggaagaataacTTGACGCAG CAGGTGGGAGGAGGTTCCCTAAATTGTCTGGAGTTTGGGGACATGGAAGGCTGCAGTGGGAAAAAATGCTCTTGCCCTTGCCAGCATGAGAAGGAAAGTCCTGAATCGACAACAAGTGTAAAGACGGCACGTCAGCTGAGTCCACAGAGCATCAATTCAGTGGTGGCCTTCTCCGTCGTGTCACCCGAGATTAAGCAAGCCATCGAGAGCGTCGAGTACATCGCCGAGAATATGAGGAGCAGAAACAGAGCCAAAGAG GTGGAAGATGACTGGAAGTACGTTGCCATGGTGATTGACAGGATCTTCCTATGGGTCTTTGTGACCGTGTGTGTCCTGGGGACCGTGGGCCTCTTCTTCCAACCACTTTTTGGATTTGTCTCATAA